A genomic stretch from Neomonachus schauinslandi chromosome 16, ASM220157v2, whole genome shotgun sequence includes:
- the CEACAM20 gene encoding carcinoembryonic antigen-related cell adhesion molecule 20, with the protein MGLADLWGHHWAGILLAALLLTMWSPPAAVQFTLDATPLTTTQGEKDVVPSRSGTPWAPQTRGRSRDVELPGRPTISISPDTAIEQREQVTLYCNTKDANVTIHWFSNDLPLVFHERMLLSTDGKKLTILTVQQEDSATYKCKAQGFYQVQSSDPTFLTVNYGPDPFEIKLDSGVSSGEVVEVIEGSSVTFSVETPSHPPPAYSWFLNNNVTLSSTTRTFTIQAVSTEHEGTYRCLVSNRATHLLRLGALEVRVLEMLTKPNIVSPSLNLVENASSVTLTCQTSHKGAGVLWFLRGQALLPSKHLVLSADNRSLVIHGLQRDDTGPYECEVWNWGSQARSKPLTLTISYGPDRVDITRGAASGVVSTIKAELNSSLTLQCQAESQPGAKFHWTLEHSTTVYMGKHLIIGALTWEDQGIYNCTASNPLTHLARSASVLVRVVGPRSSLSARVIAGIALGILTVIALSTGLGYFLYNRNARR; encoded by the exons GTTGTTCCATCTAGGTCTGGGACCCCCTGGGCACCCCAGACTCGTGGCAGATCCAGAGATGTGG AACTGCCCGGCAGGCCCACCATTTCAATCAGCCCGGACACTGCCATAGAGCAGAGGGAACAGGTGACCCTCTACTGTAACACCAAGGATGCCAACGTTACCATCCACTGGTTCTCCAACGATCTCCCCCTGGTGTTCCATGAGCGCATGCTGCTGTCTACAGACGGCAAGAAACTCACCATCCTCACTGTGCAGCAGGAGGACTCTGCGACTTACAAATGCAAAGCTCAGGGTTTCTACCAGGTCCAGAGCAGTGATCCCACCTTCCTGACTGTGAACT ATGGTCCTGACCCATTTGAAATCAAGTTGGATTCTGGTGTATCCAGCGGGGAGGTGGTTGAGGTGATAGAGGGCTCCAGTGTGACCTTCTCTGTGGAAACACCGTCTCACCCACCTCCTGCCTATTCCTGGTTTCTCAACAATAACGTCACTCTGTCTTCCACCACGAGAACATTCACCATCCAGGCTGTGTCCACGGAACATGAAGGCACGTACAGGTGCTTGGTGTCCAACCGTGCCACCCACCTGCTCCGCCTGGGTGCTCTTGAAGTCCGAGTCCTTG aAATGCTGACCAAGCCTAACATTGTGTCCCCAAGCCTAAATCTCGTGGAAAATGCCAGCTCCGTGACCCTGACCTGCCAGACCTCCCACAAGGGGGCTGGAGTCCTGTGGTTCCTGAGGGGCCAGGCCCTCTTGCCTAGCAAGCACCTGGTGCTGTCGGCCGACAACAGGAGCCTGGTCATCCACGGTCTCCAGCGAGATGACACAGGACCCTACGAGTGTGAAGTCTGGAACTGGGGCAGCCAGGCACGAAGCAAGCCCCTCACGCTCACCATCAGCT ACGGCCCTGATCGAGTGGACATCACCAGAGGGGCAGCATCTGGAGTGGTCAGCACCATCAAGGCGGAGCTCAACTCCAGCCTGACCCTGCAGTGTCAGGCGGAGTCCCAGCCGGGCGCCAAGTTTCACTGGACCCTTGAACACTCCACCACCGTGTATATGGGCAAGCACTTAATCATCGGGGCCCTGACCTGGGAAGACCAGGGCATCTACAACTGCACGGCCTCCAACCCACTGACCCACCTGGCCCGCTCTGCCTCCGTCCTGGTCAGAGTGGTAG GTCCCAGGTCATCCCTGTCTGCAAGAGTCATTGCTGGCATTGCTCTGGGGATCTTGACTGTCATTGCCCTATCCACAGGGCTGGGCTATTTCCTCTACAACAGAAACGCCAGACGGTAA